The DNA region GTCATGTCGATGCTCACCGAGTGGTCGTTTCCAACCGGCTGGCCGTCTGCGATGGTGAAGTGACCGGTGAATGTCTTGAACCCGCCGTCGTGCTTGCCGGTGACTTTCGATCCGGTGAACTCAATGGTCGACTCCGGTGCGAAGACATAACGCACGCCCTCGGCGGAGGTGGTGGTTTGCTTTTCCACGGCGTCTTTCACTTCGGCGTCGGCGGTGGAGTCGGCTGGGTTGCCGCACGAGCTGATGGCTGCTGCGGTGGCGATGGCGGCTACGGATGTGATGATGGTCTTGGTTTTCATAATATTGGGTGGGTTGGTTTTTCTATTGTGGATTGGGAAATGGTGGTGGTTACGCCAAGTCGAATAGCAAAGCTTCGGTGCCCTCGGCTGACGAGATGGTTAACGATCCTTCGCTCTCGCTGGATGCGGCATCTCCAGGTTTTAACGATTCCCCGTTGAGGGTGAGTTCGCCGTGGATGACTTGCAGCCAGGCTCCGCGGCCGGCGGCGAGGTCGTGACTGATGGATTCACCGGCTGCCAGTTTGACCCGGTAGACGGAGGCGTCCTGATGGATCGTGGCCGATTGGTCGCGTCCGTCTGGGGAAATGAGCAAGACCTTGCGTGGGTCGGCACCCTCGGCGGGCTGCCATTCGGTGTAGCTCGGGGTGAGTCCGCGTTCGTTGGGCTCGATCCAAATTTGGAGCAGGTGGGCTTCTTCGGTCTGGCTTGGGTTGAACTCAGAATGGAGCACGCCGCGGCCTGCACTCATCATTTGCACTTCTCCAGGGGTGATGACTTTTTCGTTGCCCATGGAATCGGCGTGCTGGAGCTGGCCGGCTACGAGGTATGAGAAGATCTCCATGTCGCGGTGCGGGTGGCGCGGGAACCCAGCACCTGGCGCGATGCGGTCTTGGTTGATCACGCGCAGGCTGCGGAAACCCATGCGCTCCGGGTTGTAGTAATCGGCAAACGAAAAGCTGTGCCGTGCGACGAGCCATCCGTGGTCGGCAAATCCGCGCTCTTCGCTGCGCATGATGTCGATTGGGCTTTGGGTGTTCGTTTTCATGAGGCAGATCATGCCGGAGTCTGCCCGTTTTGTGAAATGCCCGGTGGTTGGTCTCAGCATGCCCTCAACGCATACATGTCCGGAACCCGGACGGGTGGATACGCGTATCGGAGGCAAGAGGTGGGCTGTTGGTGAATGGCCGCGTCGGAGTCGGGTGGCTGTGCGGCGGATTGTCTGTGTCTGGAACCCGGACGGGTGGATACGCGGAGGGAATCGAGATGTGGGCGGTTGGTGGATGGCTGCGTTGCGCTTGGGCGTTGAGGCAGAACGGCAGCTCCCCTAGGGGGAATGGATGATTTATGGGTTGTGGCGGGGGATTTTGCCGAAATGCGTGTGGGTGGTGGTTTGGGCGACGTCGATGGGTAGTTTTGCCCCCGTCTATGAGTAGTCAGGCTCCAACTGCAGAATCCATCGAGCGCCGCCCGGGTGGGCTTGAGGTGATGGTTCTGTTGTGCGCGATTGTCGCGGCGATGGTGTTGAGCGTGGTGCTGCGTGTGCAAGCCGAAGAGGCGGCACAAGAGAAAGGCCTGCGGTCAGACGGAGTGGACTATTTTGATGAAGGAACTGAGCAAAGGGAAACGATGCTCAAGCGGCTGGGGCGGAGTCAGGATGTCGTGTTGATCGGCAACTCCATGCTCGGTTCGCGGATCGATCGTCATTTGTTGCGTCAGGAAGCGGCACCGCTCCGTGCGGATCTTTTGAAGGAGGGGAACACGTTCAGCCTGGTGTGGTATCTGACGCTGCGCGAGGTGTGCGCGACCTCTGAGGCCAAGCGGCCGAAAGTGGCGGTGATCTTTTTCCGCGATCGCTTTCTGACGTGGCCGGGCTTCCGCAGCAACGACAATGGGATTGCCTTTGCCGAGGGGCTGGCTGGCGGTGGTCCGTTGTCCGAGGAGGTGATGCGTCGTGTGGACGGCACGCTGGGGGATGCCAATGCGCTTGAGAGTTCGCTGGCTTATTTGAAATCACCTTCCGATGCAGCCGTGACCCGCGTTTCCGACTGGGCACTGGACGCCACGCGGTTGGCGCATGGCAAAGAAGAGCGGCGCGAGTACATGAATGAGCGCTTTTCGCTGGGGAACCTGCGCCACGATCTGCCTGCGGACGTGGGCTCCGAATTGCTCACCGATGGCGAGGTGATGATGAA from Sulfuriroseicoccus oceanibius includes:
- a CDS encoding pirin family protein is translated as MKTNTQSPIDIMRSEERGFADHGWLVARHSFSFADYYNPERMGFRSLRVINQDRIAPGAGFPRHPHRDMEIFSYLVAGQLQHADSMGNEKVITPGEVQMMSAGRGVLHSEFNPSQTEEAHLLQIWIEPNERGLTPSYTEWQPAEGADPRKVLLISPDGRDQSATIHQDASVYRVKLAAGESISHDLAAGRGAWLQVIHGELTLNGESLKPGDAASSESEGSLTISSAEGTEALLFDLA